DNA sequence from the Thermodesulfatator atlanticus DSM 21156 genome:
TAATGAGACATAAGGAAAAGATGGCCATATTTTTTGTAAATGCTTAGGAAGCGCCTTTTTGGTCATGTTGAGGGAGCTCTTTTTTGTCTTCTGAGGGAGCGAAGCGACCGAAGGATCCACAGGTCGATCTGTGGCTCCATCGCTATACTACGTTTCACTCAGGATAACAGAGAAGGAAGGGCAGGATAGAGGTAAAAAAAGCGCAGGATGACGAAGGAGGGAACGGTTCAGGTGACAAGGAAGGAATGGTTCAGGCTGACAAATAGGAAAAGCTTGCAGCTGAGAGCTTCGACTCAGAATGACCAAAAAAGGAAAAAAGTTGTTGTTGCGAGCGAATGCGGTGAGCAAAGCAGCCTCAGGGAGCACAAGCAAACATTTCTATGGAAAATCAAATATCCCAAAGCTTTAAGGATTCGTTCCATTTTTTCGCTTCGAAAAATGGGAGCGGATCCCAGGTATTTTGCAAAGGTCTCAATAAGATCAAAATCGGGGAGAAAAAATGGCAGATTTAGTGATAAAGCGGAATCATAATATGGATCCTGAGGAACTCCGCCGTTTGCTAGAAGAAAAGTTTGGCCCAAAGGCAAAAGAATACGGCGTTGATGTCTCCTGGGAGGGGCTTTCGGCCCGACTCTCTGGCCCCCTTAAAGGTGAGCTTCGTATTGAACCAGAAGAAATCATACTTCAGGCAAAGCTTAGTTTTACCGCGCGTCTTTTTAAAGGAAAAATTGAAAGAGAAATAAACCAGGCTCTTGATGAAATTCTTGCCTAGTTTTTAGGTAACTCACGTAATAAAGGGTCTGGTTCGCCCCAGTATTTTCCCTGCCAGAGGTCTCGGTTAAGCAAGGTTTCTTCTATCAGGGCAAGGGTCTTTTGTTTTTCTCCAGCCCAGGCTGGTGCTACCAGTTCGTCAGGTCTGGGGTCTCCAGTAAGCCGCTGAATTACTACCCGCCAGGGAAGAAGTGCCAGGGCTTCACAAACAAGGTCAACATATTCACCCTGAGAAAGGGGCTTATAAGCCCCTGAAAGATAAAGTTTTTCCATTGGAGTGCCACGTACCACGTAAAGCTCGTGAAATTTGATGCCATCTAAAGGGAGGGCTGCGATTTTTTCAATAGTGGCAAGCATGTCTTCGGGGCTTTCGCCAGGAAGCCCAAAAATGACGTGGGTGCAAACTAACAGTTCGCGGTTTTTGGCAAGCTCAAGGGCAGCCAAAAAGTCTTGGTAAGTGTGCCCGCGATTTATTAAGGCTAAAGTTTTGTTATGTGCGCTTTGAAGCCCCATTTCCAGCCAGACCATAAGGCCTTTTTCCCGGTAGGTGGCAAGAAGTTCGACGACTTCTTTGGTTACACAGTCGGGCCTTGTGCCTATGGCAAGTCCTACAACGCGTTCGTCAACCAGGGCTTCATCGTAAAGGGTTTTAAGTTTTTCTGGCGGAGCGTAAGTATTGGAAAAGGCCTGAAAATAAGCGATGAACTTACGCACTTTGTACCGCTTGCTCAGGCGTTCCATGCCCTCTAACATTTGGTTGCGAATGCTTTTGCCTAAACGGAAAGCCCCGGTGCCTGAGCCCAAGGCGTTGCAATATATACAGCCACCGGTACCCTTTTCTCCAGTGCGGTTAGGGCAGGAGAAGCCAGCGTCTATGGTGACCTTGTGCACCCTTTCGCCAAAAGCCGCACGTAAAAAGGCATTAAGCGTATGATAGCGCTTAGTTTGGGCTAGTTTTTTGAAATTCATTTAACACTTTTTCGTAAACTTCGTAGGCGTCTTTGCCAAAAAGAACCATCCGCACCAGCTTGGGCCTTCCGTGTTCTTTGAGAAACGAGATAATCGTATTTAAAGCGATTTTTGCAGCCTCTTCCATGGGATAACCATAGGCTCCGGTGGAAAGCGAAGGAAACGCCACGGAGTCAATTCCCTTTTCCAGACAAATTTTAAGGGCCGAGCGGTAGGCACTGGCCAGGAGTTCAGGCTCGCCGTGGGTGCCACCGCGCCAGCGTGGGCCTACCGCGTGAATTACATAGCGGGCTTTGAGATTCCCTGCACCGGTGATGACCGCTTGGCCTGTGGGGCAGCGGCCATAACGCCTGGCTTCTTCGGCAATGCTTGGGCCGCCCGCGCGGTGAATGGCCCCATCAACGCCGCCTCCTGGGATCAAGGCCTCGTTGGCTGCGTTTACAATGGCTTCGGTGTCCTGCTTGGTTATGTCTCCCTCAACAAGCTCAAGGATGCAATCACCAATCTTTACCTGTATGGTCCCCCTCCCTTAAGAGGCCTCAGGAATTATTTTTTTTAATTCTTCAAATTTGCGCCTGGCCTCGGGAGATAAGTTTTTGGGCACGGTGATCATGGCTTCTACGTAAAGGTCTCCCCTGGTGCCATCTGGCTTGGGAATTCCCTTGCCGCGTAAGCGGAACTTCTGTCCGCATTGGGTGCCAGGGGGAACTTTCATGCGCACTTTACCGTTAAGGGTGGGGACTTCCACCTGCCCCCCTAACACCGCGGTAAAGAGCCCAATAGGTTGCTTGAGATAAAGGTCATAGCCCTTGCGTTCAAAGCGCGGATCGGGTTTTACCACTAGCTCAAGATAAAGGTCCCCTGCTGGGGCTCCCTTGCGCCCGGGCATACCTTTGCCAGGGATGCGCAGAC
Encoded proteins:
- a CDS encoding polyhydroxyalkanoic acid system family protein, which gives rise to MADLVIKRNHNMDPEELRRLLEEKFGPKAKEYGVDVSWEGLSARLSGPLKGELRIEPEEIILQAKLSFTARLFKGKIEREINQALDEILA
- a CDS encoding TIGR01212 family radical SAM protein (This family includes YhcC from E. coli K-12, an uncharacterized radical SAM protein.), whose product is MNFKKLAQTKRYHTLNAFLRAAFGERVHKVTIDAGFSCPNRTGEKGTGGCIYCNALGSGTGAFRLGKSIRNQMLEGMERLSKRYKVRKFIAYFQAFSNTYAPPEKLKTLYDEALVDERVVGLAIGTRPDCVTKEVVELLATYREKGLMVWLEMGLQSAHNKTLALINRGHTYQDFLAALELAKNRELLVCTHVIFGLPGESPEDMLATIEKIAALPLDGIKFHELYVVRGTPMEKLYLSGAYKPLSQGEYVDLVCEALALLPWRVVIQRLTGDPRPDELVAPAWAGEKQKTLALIEETLLNRDLWQGKYWGEPDPLLRELPKN
- a CDS encoding macro domain-containing protein, which produces MQVKIGDCILELVEGDITKQDTEAIVNAANEALIPGGGVDGAIHRAGGPSIAEEARRYGRCPTGQAVITGAGNLKARYVIHAVGPRWRGGTHGEPELLASAYRSALKICLEKGIDSVAFPSLSTGAYGYPMEEAAKIALNTIISFLKEHGRPKLVRMVLFGKDAYEVYEKVLNEFQKTSPN